The following proteins are co-located in the Sporolactobacillus pectinivorans genome:
- a CDS encoding MFS transporter, whose amino-acid sequence METTDSKPLTYQDNQDVQRKRWLILIVVNLFTFMSTLDASIVNVALPQISRDLNLPIASSQWIVTIYLMVICVLILMFGRLGDMLGKIFVFRIGTLLFVLGSLISGFGLNFELLLTGRVIQAIGASMTMANNFGIATDIFPRSERGRALGLIGTFVSLGGIAGPGIGGIVVSALSWNYIFWINVPIGIVVIILGLYVLPKDLFKSKGNLDKTGTLIFGLFITLLFAGLLLGEHFGYKNWKIAGFLILSVVFLALFIRAEWHKEQPMLQLKLFQNPLFSVGILCGYLVFLSNFCFTIIAPFYTQDILNMTARDSGLLMMLFPIMMAVIAPMSGALSDKIGSEILTFIGLLVLVAAQIGLGFLDETSPLFYVGMLIAMLGIGSALFMSPNNSLVMSTVPRSQLGSAGSVNALIRNLGMISGITFATTLLFACMSSAAGYRVTGLIPGHPDVFLYGMHIVFLTSAGICMLCAVITGFRLLQSRRHVHQKAV is encoded by the coding sequence ATGGAAACAACTGATTCAAAACCGTTAACTTATCAGGATAACCAGGATGTTCAAAGGAAAAGATGGTTGATCCTGATCGTCGTCAATCTGTTTACCTTTATGTCTACTCTTGACGCGAGTATTGTGAACGTTGCTTTACCCCAGATTTCACGTGACCTGAATTTGCCGATTGCCAGCAGCCAGTGGATCGTGACGATTTATTTAATGGTCATCTGCGTGCTGATTCTGATGTTCGGCCGGCTGGGTGATATGCTTGGTAAAATTTTTGTGTTTCGTATCGGAACATTGCTGTTTGTTCTCGGTTCACTGATCAGCGGCTTCGGACTGAATTTTGAGCTGCTGTTGACCGGGCGGGTGATCCAGGCAATTGGTGCGTCCATGACGATGGCAAATAATTTTGGTATTGCGACAGATATATTTCCGCGATCGGAGCGCGGACGGGCGCTTGGTCTGATTGGAACATTTGTCTCGTTGGGCGGCATTGCCGGACCGGGGATAGGTGGGATAGTCGTTTCTGCACTCAGCTGGAATTATATTTTCTGGATTAATGTGCCGATCGGTATTGTCGTGATCATCCTTGGGCTGTACGTGCTTCCAAAAGATTTATTCAAGTCAAAGGGAAATCTTGATAAAACCGGTACTTTGATTTTCGGGCTATTTATTACTCTTTTATTTGCCGGGCTGCTGCTCGGCGAGCACTTTGGCTATAAAAACTGGAAGATCGCAGGTTTTCTCATTCTTTCCGTCGTTTTTCTGGCTCTGTTCATCAGAGCCGAGTGGCATAAAGAACAGCCGATGCTTCAGCTGAAACTATTTCAAAATCCACTGTTTTCCGTGGGTATTCTGTGCGGCTATCTTGTTTTTCTGTCCAATTTTTGCTTCACCATTATTGCACCGTTTTACACGCAGGATATTTTAAATATGACAGCGAGAGATTCCGGGCTGTTAATGATGCTCTTTCCAATCATGATGGCCGTCATTGCCCCGATGAGCGGCGCACTGTCAGATAAAATAGGTTCCGAAATTCTGACTTTTATCGGCTTGCTTGTGCTGGTAGCAGCGCAAATTGGTCTTGGATTTCTTGATGAAACGAGCCCGCTTTTCTATGTTGGCATGTTGATTGCCATGCTGGGCATCGGGAGTGCCCTATTTATGTCGCCGAACAACTCACTGGTTATGTCAACAGTGCCCCGTTCACAGCTCGGCAGTGCCGGAAGCGTGAATGCCCTGATCCGGAATCTCGGCATGATCAGCGGTATCACGTTTGCCACGACTTTGCTGTTTGCCTGCATGTCTTCAGCAGCGGGCTATCGTGTGACCGGGCTGATCCCCGGACATCCGGACGTTTTTCTGTACGGTATGCATATTGTTTTTCTCACATCAGCAGGAATTTGTATGTTATGCGCTGTAATCACCGGATTTCGTCTGCTGCAGTCAAGGCGGCATGTCCATCAAAAGGCGGTCTGA